One genomic segment of Misgurnus anguillicaudatus chromosome 25, ASM2758022v2, whole genome shotgun sequence includes these proteins:
- the LOC129425751 gene encoding B-cell receptor CD22-like — protein MSGLQIISFIIIISFVLLQTQSADVFSAVLPHTVTALTDSCVLIPCTFNISKFEEKLQNTTQIYGIWLKKRHDYMKDKSSVVFNSRQNIIQGFRHIEMIGNLTERNCSTVFYNIMMNHSDPYYFRLEMEPNVFRATFNTNANNASDSSKTVRINVTDSPQPPELISSPDVSKYVKEGTAVNLICSAEAPCPKQPPTLSWTNIPKSANIITQLQEKPDKTHSVNSSMTFNASYMDHKMNISCTVTYPRNISNNTTVNSTVMLRVSFPPKETHIIIKPSALVTVGTYVTFTCKSKASPSNNMTYTWYKRGQKTPLAQEKMMSFIVTHNNAGWYFCTALNKHGNQSSEEIQLLITGNIYQKTFNIQKFTLKVMLFVVYDVISE, from the exons ATGTCTGGACTGCAGATCATTTCATTCATTATCATCATCAGCTTTGTGTTACTACAAACTCAATCAG CTGATGTTTTCTCAGCTGTACTTCCACACACAGTAACAGCTCTGACAGACTCTTGTGTGCTGATACCCTGCACATTCAATATCAGTAAATTTGAGGAAAAACTGCAGAACACAACACAGATTTATGGGATTTGGCTGAAAAAGAGACATGACTATATGAAAGACAAGAGTTCAGTAGTGTTTAACAGCAGACAAAACATCATTCAAGGATTCAGACACATAGAGATGATTGGAAACCTCACTGAGAGAAACTGCAGCACTGTCTTCTATAACATCATGATGAATCATTCAGACCCGTATTACTTCAGACTAGAAATGGAGCCAAATGTGTTCAGAGCAACATTTAACACCAATGCAAATAATGCAAGTGATTCAAGCAAGACTGTGAGGATCAATGTCACAG ATTCACCACAACCTCCTGAGCTTATATCCAGTCCAGatgtgtctaaatatgtgaaGGAGGGCACTGCAGTGAATCTGATCTGCTCTGCTGAAGCTCCCTGCCCCAAACAACCTCCTACATTATCCTGGACTAACATCCCCAAATCTGCCAACATTATAACACAGTTACAGGAGAAACCTGATAAAACTCATTCAGTGAATTCTTCAATGACCTTCAATGCTTCATACATGGATCACAAGATGAACATCTCCTGCACTGTAACATATCCAAGAAACATCTCCAATAACACAACTGTGAACAGCACAGTAATGTTGCGAGTTTCAT TTCCTCCAAAAGAGACTCATATCATTATTAAACCATCTGCTTTAGTCACTGTGGGAACTTATGTAACTTTCACCTGCAAAAGCAAAGCAAGTCCATCAAATAACATGACGTACACCTGGTACAAACGTGGACAGAAGACACCTTTAGCACAGGAAAAGATGATGAGCTTCATTGTAACTCATAATAATGCAGGATGGTATTTCTGCACAGCACTGAATAAACATGGCAACCAATCATCAGAGGAGATTCAACTTTTAATCACAGGTAATATTTATCAGAAAACATTCAACATTCAGAAGTTTACTCTTAAAGTTATGCTCTTTGTAGTGTATGATGTTATTTCTGAATAA
- the LOC141362019 gene encoding B-cell receptor CD22-like, giving the protein MHTSSLISSADSPQPPELISNPDVSKYVKEGTAVNLICSVEASCPKQPPTLSWTNIPKSANIITQLQEKPDKTHSVFSSMTFNASYMDHRLSISCTVTYPRNISNNTTVESTVMLNISFHPKETHIIIEPSASVTVGTNVTFTCKSKASPSNNMTYTWYKHEKKTPLAQEKKMSFIVTHNNAGWYFCTALNKHGNQSSEEIQLLVTGSFKAVIYGCIGGLLALLVISAVFYYMRTKTLSQTNTRRKDQTTNKNEDMLDIYYNNAIEINTNCKMSVKETDDVHYEEIDFSKPHTKHINKKNPETEYVEIQESERKKQIKSVQKQEELYTLVKIN; this is encoded by the exons atgcataca agCAGTCTCATTTCCTCTGCAGATTCACCACAACCTCCTGAGCTTATATCCAATCCAGatgtgtctaaatatgtgaaGGAGGGCACTGCAGTGAATCTGATCTGCTCTGTTGAAGCTTCCTGCCCCAAACAACCTCCTACATTATCCTGGACTAACATCCCCAAATCTGCCAACATTATAACACAGTTACAGGAGAAACCTGATAAAACTCATTCAGTGTTTTCCTCAATGACCTTCAATGCTTCATACATGGATCACAGGTTGAGCATCTCCTGCACTGTAACATATCCAAGAAACATCTCCAATAACACAACTGTGGAAAGCACAGTAATGCTGAACATTTCAT TTCATCCAAAAGAGACTCATATCATAATTGAGCCATCAGCTTCAGTCACTGTGGGTACTAATGTAACTTTCACCTGCAAAAGCAAAGCAAGTCCATCAAATAACATGACATACACCTGGTACAAACATGAAAAGAAGACACCTTTAGCACAGGAAAAGAAGATGAGCTTCATTGTAACTCATAATAATGCAGGATGGTATTTCTGCACAGCACTGAATAAACATGGCAACCAATCATCAGAAGAGATTCAACTGTTAGTCACAG GATCCTTTAAAGCTGTGATTTATGGCTGTATAGGAGGACTTTTGGCTTTGCTTGTGATTTCTGCAGTATTTTATTATATGAG GACAAAGACATTGAGTCAGACCAACACCAGAAGAAAAGACCAG AccacaaataaaaatgaagacATGTTGGATATCTATTATAACAATGCTATTGAGATCAACACGAATTGTAAAATGTCTGTGAAAGAAACTGATGATGTCCACTATGAAGAGATTGACTTCTCCAAACCACACACCAAACACATAAACAAGAAAAACCCAGAGACAGAGTATGTTGAGATTCAAGAGTCAGAGAGAAAGAAACAAATCAAGAGTGTTCAGAAACAAGAGGAACTCTACACTCTGGTCAAGATAAACTGA